One Bdellovibrionales bacterium DNA segment encodes these proteins:
- a CDS encoding YhdH/YhfP family quinone oxidoreductase, whose product MAQKYRSLMAQNLENNIDDIAHIRCEWVLRPIPEVPAGSVQIHVNYSSINYKDALAITGKGKILRHLPLVPGIDACGTVVKSHSPLWKEGDHVLVTGCGIGEHVDGGLSEFITVPQEWVIAKPSKLSLKECMILGTAGFTAGLAVHQLEKNDLSPQNGEVIVTGASGGVGSLSLLLLKSLGYRTVALTRKKTLEALLKSYGADRVEIVPETPEKLRPLETGKWAGAIDNVGGQILENLLPQMLPHSSIASIGLAQSAKISTTVFPFILRGVNLLGASSGTCPRPLREKIWQELNDASVDWSKALTQTLTPEEVLPYAESMIAGKTHGRAIVDMTP is encoded by the coding sequence ATGGCGCAGAAATATCGATCTTTGATGGCTCAAAATTTGGAAAATAATATCGACGACATTGCTCACATTCGCTGTGAGTGGGTATTACGCCCCATTCCCGAAGTGCCGGCGGGCTCGGTCCAGATTCACGTGAATTATTCGAGTATCAATTACAAAGATGCGCTCGCGATCACCGGCAAAGGGAAAATTTTGCGCCACCTTCCTTTAGTCCCTGGCATCGATGCGTGCGGAACCGTAGTAAAAAGTCATTCGCCACTTTGGAAAGAAGGCGATCACGTTCTTGTCACCGGCTGCGGAATTGGCGAACACGTGGATGGGGGCTTGAGCGAATTCATTACTGTTCCTCAAGAGTGGGTGATCGCAAAGCCCTCGAAACTCTCCCTGAAAGAGTGCATGATTTTAGGGACTGCGGGATTTACGGCAGGCCTTGCCGTCCATCAACTAGAGAAGAATGATCTTTCCCCTCAAAATGGCGAAGTGATCGTGACCGGTGCGAGCGGGGGCGTGGGCTCATTGAGCTTACTCTTATTAAAAAGTCTGGGTTATAGAACGGTGGCACTGACTCGCAAAAAAACTTTGGAAGCTTTACTTAAAAGCTACGGCGCCGATCGCGTTGAAATTGTCCCCGAAACTCCCGAAAAACTTCGGCCCTTAGAAACCGGAAAATGGGCCGGTGCGATCGACAATGTCGGTGGTCAGATTTTAGAAAATTTGCTGCCGCAGATGTTACCTCACTCGAGTATTGCCTCCATTGGTCTTGCGCAATCTGCGAAAATTTCGACCACCGTATTTCCGTTCATCCTCCGCGGGGTCAATCTCCTGGGCGCAAGCTCGGGAACCTGTCCCCGTCCGCTGCGCGAAAAAATCTGGCAAGAGCTCAATGACGCTTCCGTGGACTGGAGTAAAGCTCTCACCCAAACACTGACTCCAGAGGAAGTCTTGCCGTACGCAGAATCGATGATCGCAGGAAAAACCCATGGGCGAGCCATCGTGGATATGACTCCCTAA
- a CDS encoding methyltransferase: MSTINPHYTFEYSQPDEYRFSHDSVFMAREIFERYREQDLSGFDILDLCSGCGIIGLDLLFHLRKENRALPRSIDFVEVQETYREHFIENLRRCGNTTSSLRFLCQNYEALLNSPKKYDLIVCNPPYFQVHQGKLSPSEFKNRCRFFIDSSLEVLLQVLETILKPNGAAYFLFRETSKLKIMDLQKLINFSIHKAGVIRGTDLLKISP, translated from the coding sequence GTGAGTACGATCAATCCGCACTACACATTTGAATATTCACAGCCCGATGAATATCGTTTCTCCCACGATTCGGTATTTATGGCGCGCGAAATCTTTGAACGCTATCGGGAGCAAGATCTATCCGGATTTGATATCCTGGATCTCTGTAGCGGCTGCGGAATTATCGGACTCGACCTCCTCTTTCATCTCCGAAAGGAGAACAGGGCCCTTCCTCGCTCCATTGACTTTGTAGAAGTTCAGGAAACTTATCGCGAACACTTTATAGAAAACCTGAGGCGATGTGGAAACACTACGAGTTCGTTAAGATTTTTGTGCCAAAACTACGAAGCCCTTTTGAATTCTCCAAAAAAATACGATCTGATCGTATGCAATCCTCCCTATTTTCAAGTTCATCAGGGGAAACTTTCTCCGTCCGAATTTAAAAACCGCTGCCGATTTTTCATCGACTCGTCCCTTGAGGTGTTACTTCAAGTTCTTGAGACAATTCTTAAACCGAATGGCGCCGCTTATTTTCTTTTCCGGGAAACTTCAAAATTAAAAATCATGGATTTGCAAAAACTGATCAACTTCTCAATCCATAAGGCAGGGGTAATCCGAGGAACTGACCTACTCAAGATCAGTCCCTGA